Sequence from the Nocardia cyriacigeorgica GUH-2 genome:
GTGGCTGGTCCAGCTTCCGATCGACGAGATTCCGGGTCGCCAATGTGATTTGGTAGCCGGGTATTTCGGAAGCGCGACCGGCTCGTTCTGCGTGTTGTAGGTGAAGTCGTCATGCTCCAGGGTGGCGGCGACGTCTTCGGCCGTTCGCGCGTCCGGGAACATCATCACCGCGATGTGCAGATCACGCGCGGGCTCGTCACCGGATGCGGTAGTTGTCCATGAGTTGATCCACCCCGCAACGATGTCCTCGGCGACTTCGTCGAATGTATCGTTGATGACCAGATCCGCCATGGCGTCGTTATCGAGGACGACGTTGGAGGTGAACCCGCGGCCCGGGTCATGCTCGACGAAGGCAGGATCGATCTCGAACGGGAGTGCCACGTAGTCGGCGAGCCGCTGGGATTCGCGGATTCGGGCTTGCTTATCGTTCTTGGCGTTCCCGAGCTCAACCGGTTCGGCCTGATAGTTGCCGACGTCGAGGTTGGACAGGTCGGGTTTCGCGCCGGCTGCCTTGCCCTCGACCTCGCTGCCCCCGCATGCGCCGAGTGCTACGGCCAGTGCTCCTGACATTGCCACGGCGCCGATCGATCTGATCAGTGTGGATCGCGCAGCATGGATCATGCCCTCCCCCTTGGTGGTCGTAGGTCCGGTCGAATCCTACAAGGGCAGGCAAGTCCGGGCGCTGTGGGAGGGTGGACGGTCCATTGCTTGCTCGGTTTGGCCTGGATCGGTCGTCATCGGCCGTTCGCCAGAATGGAGTATTGCGCCGCGGCTCGTTGGTGCACGTCGATCAATTGGTCGCTGTTCACAATCCCTACGTAGTTGTGGTAGGCGACCACGCAGACAAATCTTTCGAATCTCGCGTGCCCGAACTTTTCCGCCGTTACCGCGCAGGCCGAATCCGGAATATTCGGGACCGGGTCGGCGGCTCGGACGGTGGCGAACGGAAACAGCTTGTCGGTGACAGCCTTCCGCGCGGAATCGTAGCTTTCGGTGCGGACGACGATGGATTCACCGGCGGTGCCGAACCGGGTGGCACTCATGGCGGTATAGCTGGTGCGGGCTGTCATCCGATCGGGTGCGACATGGAGCTGACCGCGCAACCCGACGTTCAAGGTTGTGTCGCCGAGGGACGGTTTGCCGGTGTTCGACGGGTCCATCGCACGGACCACCAGTCGATCCGTATCCCACGGTAGCGAGAGCACTTGGATATCGGTGATCGGCGGCAACTGATCCAGTAGCGGCAACTGGACGTCGTAAGCCCGCTCCGTCAGGCTCGACAGGGCGCCGAGATCGTTGGTCGGGGTCGAAACCTGGTAGACGACAACATAAGAGCCGTGCGCGATCGTCGATCTCAGGAACGGGGATTCGGGGTTCCAATGGCTGCGTGCGCCGGGGTACTTCGCCAGCGTGACCGGCTTGTTCTTTTCGACGAATTTCGCGAGATCGCGATCATGGATCTGGGTCGCCGCCCGCTCGGCCGCAGCGTCGTCGGGAAATTGCAGTATCAGGCTGGTGAGTGAGGTCGCGCCACGGTCGCGCTTGATGGGCCATCGCCCGGATGACTGATCGATGTAGACGGGCGCGCTGCTGCCCCCGGAGGTGAATGCGTAGAGGTAGTGGTTGCTCTGCGCGATCTCCCCGAGATCTGTGCCGATCTCCTCGAATTCTGTGTCTATCGGGTCGAACGATACGTCGCTTTCGAGGGTGTATTTCAACGCTGGGTCGATCTCGTCCGCGGTCGCGGTGTAGTCGGCCAGACGCATGCCCGCGACCTGCCTCATGTCGTAGAACGGCGCTCGGATCGGGTCGTCATGCGCGTCTACGGGCAGGGTCGGGTAGGTACCGGTGTCGAGGTTGCGGACATCGATCTCGGCCGGGACGGAGGTCCCGCTGACGATGTCGCCGCAGCCGAGGACGGTGGTGCCGAGAAGTCCGAGGACCACCGCGGTGGCGGCTCGCCGGAGCCTCGAGGAGCCGTTGAATGTGTTCATCATTCTGCATTCGCCAATAATGCGTATTGCGCCGAGATCCGCTGCTGGGCGTCTAGGAGCTGTGACGACCAGGTATGCGCCCCGTATTGGCCACGCGACACCGAGCAGTAGAAGCGGAACGCGAACATCTCCCGACCGATGTATTCGATGCAATGGGCTTGCGGGAGGTTCTTCGGAGGGGCGGCGCTCCGATATTTGCGCGATAGCTCCGTGAGGTGGGCGCTCACGTTCCGGGCACTCTCGGAATCTTTGGCACGGAACACGCGGGAACCATCGAACGCATATCTGTCGACGCCGTTCTCGTCGATCAACTGTTTCAGCTCGCCCATGGCGACCGCGAAGTGCACGGCCGCGATGCCGTTGAACACACCGGGGGATTGCTGGGTTCCCTCGCTGGTGGTGCCCGGCAGGGTGCGTCCGAGAATGCCATCCGGGTCGACGTCGACCTCCATCAGCCGATCGGGCGGCGTCGGCTCGAAGGCGGAAATGGCTGGGACGACCACGTCCAAGTTTTTCTCGACCAATCCCTGCAGTCCCGCGAGATCGTGACGTTCCACGAAGCTGAGTTTGTAGTCGTAGATCCAGGTGAAGATCACGACGGGCCCCACGGCGAGCCACGATCCGATCGACTGGCTACCTTCCGGCTGCCAGTGTGCGCGAGCGTTGGGGTAGTTCGGAATCTCGACCCGTCGGTTCCGGTCGGTGAATTCGAAGTCGACCCGCTCCAGTTCCGCCGCGGCACGCTCGGCCGATTGTTCCGACGGGAACAGCAACGCCGCATTCATGATGTCGATGCCGCCGTTGTCGGGTTCGCTGCCCGCTGTGGTCAGAAACCCACCGATGAAATCAGGTGCGGCCTCGTGAAAACGGTCGGTAGCCATCGTCTTTCCCAACGGCTCGGGATCGATGAAGGCGTTGACCCACATGCCGTCGTTATGGACGAAAATCGGATCGGTCGCGATCGGCGGCGGCAGGTGATTGCCGAGCCGCTGGGCTTCGACCAGCCGGGCGTGTTCGATGGTCACGGGCTTGTCGAGGATGCGCGGTTGGGTCGGAAAGCTTCCGGTGTCGAGTTGCGCGATATCGACCATCGGCTCGGGGGCCGCCGGTGCCGGCTGGGCGTCTTCTCGACCGCACCCAGCCGTCCCGACTATCGCCATCGTGGTCAGCAGGACGGACCACGCAGCCTTGGCGCTACGCGAACTTGCCAGGTGCATCACAGGATTCCCACTTCGGCCGAACGTCCTCGCAGCTGCTATTTCACCTGCGCACGCAGGATCGGAACGAGCTTTTGCAGCAGCAAGGGCTGGCTCGACGACGTCCAGTTCCGGAAGGCGTTGACGGTGGCGGGGTCGTCGACGACTATCACGGTCGCGGTCACGTCGGTGATGTAGGGGTTGAGGCCGGAAAGGCCGCCGCCGCCCGCTCCTTCATCACTGCGGATGGCGATGAGGTAGCCGGAGTTGATCTTCGAGAATGTGGTGTAGCGGTCGTCCTTGGTGACCGGACGGGGGGAGGGCTCGTTGCCCGAGTTGGTGAATGCGGGGTTGAAAGCGAAACCGAGGTCTTGGAGGAATTTCGCCTGGTCGCTCGGGGTGAGGTACATGGCGAGCTGGTTGTCGTAGGCCTTGCCGCCGCTGACGTCGACAACGGTAACGGACTTGCCCTCGAACGCCGGATTGTTCTGGCGCGCTTCCTCGATGGAGCCGGGGGCGGCTGCGGTTGTCGATGTTTCCGACGGGCCGGCCGGAGTATCGCCGCCGCTGAGTGCCCAGATCCCGATGCCGGCGGCGAGGACGACTACGACCACGGCGGCTGCCGCCGCGAGTACGCCGCGTCGTTTGCGGCCGGGAGCGGCGGGAGTGGAGGACGTGGGGAGTGACTGGTTGGGCGCTGACATATGTGCGCGCGGATCGGTCGGCGGACGGGTCTGTTCCGCTGTCGTGTTGACCGCGTACCGGGGCCAGCTGGGTTCCTGGGCGTGCGGGCCCGAGGTGTAGCCGATGGTGCCGGTGGGGTACTGGTGGCTGCCGGAGGTGTAGGCGGGGCCGGGGGCGTGGGGGATGGAGCCGGTGAGGACTTGGGTTGCGGCGTCGGTGAATTCGCGGCAGGTGTTGAAGCGTTCGGCCGGGTTCTTGGCCAGGGCGCGGGCGAAGACCTGGTCGATCGCGGGGGGCAGGTTGCGGTTGACGGCGGTTGCGCGCGGGGGTGGTTCGTGCAGGTGGCCCATCATCACCATGGCCGGTTGGGTGGCCGGGTACGGGTTCTGGCCGGTGAGCAGTTTGTAGAAGGCGCAGGCCAGGCTGTAGATGTCGGCGCGGTGGTCGAGGCGGCCGCCGGCGAGCTGCTCTGGTGGGGCGTAGGCGATGGTGGCGACGAAGCTGCCGGTCTGGGTGAGATCGGTGGTGTCTTCGGAGGATTTGGCGACGCCGAAGTCGGTGAGCAGGACGCGTTCTTCTTCGTCCTGCTCGGCCGACAGCAGGAAGTTCGCGGGTTTGACGTCGCGGTGCAGCAGGCCGCGGCGGTGCGCGTAGTCCAGCCCTTTACCGACCTCGGTGACGATGCGCAGGGCACGCTGCGGCGTCATCGAGCGCGGATCGCGCTCGAGTTCGGCGGCGGCGTCGGTGCCGTCGACGTACTGCATCGCGATCCACAGCTGGCCGTTTTCCTCGCCGCGGTTGTAGACCGACACGATGTTCGGGTGATCCAGCCCGGCGGCGAGGTTGGCCTCGCGTTCGAAGCGGGCCCGGAATTCGTTGTCGGCGCTGAGGTGTCCGCTGAGCACCTTCAGCGCGTCCATCCGGGGCAGGCTCGGATGCTTGGCCAGATAGACCGTGCCCATCCCACCCGCGCCGAGCACACGCTGGATGCGATATCCGCCCACGATGGTGCCGGGGCTCATCGCCATCTCGCGGTCTCCTGTCCTGGCTGGTCCGGCATCGGGGTGCCGGCTGGGTGGGGTGTCCTTCGGAGCATAGTGGGCGGCGTGGGTGCCGGCCCGTCGGTCGGTGGTGGGCTACTGGTACTGGCTGTTGGCGAGCAGGGCGTACTGCGCGGCGGCGCGCTGGCGGACATCGACCGGCTGGCCGCTCTGCACCTGGGCGACATAGCGGTCGTAGAGGACGATGCAGACGTATTTCTGGTCGGAGTCGTTGGGGTTGGCGTCCTCACTGCACCGGGCGCCCGGGACGTCTTTCGGCGCATCGATCTCGGTCCAGCGGCTCGCCGTCAGCCGAGTGCCGGCGAACTTCGCCGCCGCCTCGGCGTCCTTGGTGCGCCACAGGTAGGTCTCGTCGGCGAGGGCAATGCTGTCGACGCCGCTGTCCTGCATCGCCTGCTGCACCTCGGTCGGCTCGCCGACCCAGTGCAGCACGCCCCGTGGCTTATAGGTCCCGACGGCGCCGGCGTCCGGTGAGAAGAAGAATTCCTCGGAGGTCAGGGTGCGCCGGAGCATCCCGTCGGGATCGAACGGCAGCTCGAGCACCTCACGCTTGGACAGCGCGGGCAGTTGCTTCAGCAGCGGAACCTGGATGCCGTAGGTCTTCTCGGCCAGACTCGTCAGCGAGTCCAGGTCGGGGCTCGGCCAAGTGATCAGCATGGTGAGCACATAGCTGCCGACGGCCATGGTGGTGCCGAGCGAGGCAATGCCCGGGCGCCAATGGGAGTGAGCGTCGGGGTACTTCTTCAACGCGACCGCTTTGTTCTGGTCTGGCGCGACCGCGAAATCGGTCTGGTCCAGCTCGCGGGCCGCGGTCTTGGCCGTCGCCTCGTCCGGGAATTGCAGGACACCGATGGTGACCGCGGTTTCGCCGATCGACTTGTCTCGTTTGGCGCGGTCGGCAGAGGTGATGCCGATGCCGAACATGAACTTGTGCCGTTCCAGCACCGGACCGTTGACGTCGGCGAGCAGCTCGGTGGCGGCCTGGGCGTCTTCGAAGCCCTTGACACCGCGGTTGTACTTCAGCTTGGGGTCGATATCGATCCCGTTGATGACGCTGTCGGACAGCCGCATGATGGCCAGCTCGGTGCCGCCGATCAGGTTGTTCATGTACTCCCACCGCATATCGAGCGGGGTGACGGGGTAGCTGCCGATATCCAGGCCCCGGACATCGGGCTCGCCGGGAACCGCTGTCCCCGAGACGTCGGAGCAGCCGGTCAGTACGGTGGCCGCGGCCACGGCCAGCGCGGCACACCGGACGATGGATGTCCTCATGATGCTTCGAATTCGCATGTGCCGCAGTCCTACTCGGAGTTGGCCAGGATGGCGTACTGAGCCGATATCCGTTGCTGGGCGTCCAGCAGCTGTTCGGCGCCCATGAACGCGTAATAGCGGTCATAGGTGACGTGGCAGTAGAAACGGATCGCGCCCTGGGCGGGCCCCTTGTACTCGGTGCACGTGGCCTGTGGCAGGCCCTTCGGCGAGTCGGCGCTACGGAAGAACCGGTTGAGCTCGGAGGACTTCTCCATCAGCTCCCGCGCGGATTCGGCGTCGGCCGTCCGGTACAGCTCGCCGGCGTCGTACGCGACACGGTCGACACCCGCCTCTTCGAGCTCCTGCCTACGCTGGACCGGATCGGTCGGGAAGTGCAGCGAGCCGTGCAGGTCGTAGGTGCCGGGCACGTTCAGGAACGAATCGCCCTCCGGGCGGCGCAGCGAAATGGACCGCATACCGTCGGGGTCGATGGAGTTCTCCATCATCTTGTCCGGCGGCGTGGGCTCGAACTTCTCCAGGCTGGTGTTCGTGGCGGCGATGGCCTTTTCCGACAGCGCGGACAGTCCGGGCAGGTCGGATTCGCCGAGGACCTTGTTCATCCAGTTCGAGGCGATGGTGACGATGACGAACTCGTCGGTGGCCAGCCATGAGGCCAGCACCTGCATGCCGGGCTGATACCGCACATGAGCTTCGGGGTATTCGGCCAGCTTCGCCGGTTCGACGGGGTATTTGTCGTCTTCGTAGAAGCCGGCCCGCGACAGATTCGCCGCGGCCTCGGTGGCCGATTTCGCGTCGGAGAAGATCAGCACCGAGGTCGACAGCGTGTAGGCGAGGCTGTTGACCTTGTTCGACGACCCGGTCGCGGAGAACCCGGAGATGAACCCCTTCGCGTCGTTGGCGAAGTTGTCCTCTTTGATCCAGCGGTGGATCGGGCTGGGATGCGACTCGTCGGGGAGCAGGAACGGGCGCACCGTGCCCGGCGGCTGATACACCAGATTCGGGTCGATCTCCACCGGCAGCGGCATGACATTGCCGAGGCGCTGGGCCTCGACGAACCGCGGGACGTCCTTGTTCTTCGGTGCGCCGAGTTCTCGCGGAAGCGTCGCGTAACCGCCGACGTCGAGCTGGGCCAGATCCACAGCGGGTTCGGCGGCCTCGGAGTCGGATCCGCAGCCCACGGCGGCCAGGGCGCAGGTGAACAGGATGGCGACCCCCGCCCGGAAACGGTGCGATCTCGCGGTGAGCTGCACGCTCCCCCCTTTGCTCGAGTGTGTCAGCCGGATAGTACTGCACGGGTGCGACATGTGAACGTGTTCGCCGAAGGCCTTCGCGGCCGATCAGGGCCCGGTGACGAACCACGGGTAATCAGACCGGCAGTGTTCGCATTGCAATACCCTGGTCTGGTGGCGACGATCCAGCATTCCGATCCAGGGGAGGGCCGATACCGTTGAAGGATCGGCAGGTCGAGGTGGTCGCCGGGAATCACGCGGCGGCCCGGGTCGCGGGTGCGGTGGTGGTCGTGGCGCACCGGGATCGGGGTAAGCCGACTCAGGAATCGCCTGCGGTGCGGGCGCTGGAATCGCTGGCCGAGCTGGTGAGTGAGGCGGCCGAGCAGCAGCCGGCGGGGCCGGGTGCGCTGGTCGCGCGTAACGCGACGCGCTGGTTGATGAAGGACGCCGAGCAGATCAGCCCGGGACGTCCGATCGACTTCGGGATCTTGTCGCCCGCCGAGAACGGTGGGGTGGCGATCTTCCTGCACGGCTCGGTGACGGCGGTGCTGGCCGGCGAGCAGATCGAGCGGTATCGCGGCAGCGACGCGGCGTTCACCGTCGACCGGGTGGCCTCGGTGCCGTCGAAGGCGGTCGCGTTGTTCGTCGACGACAACGGCGGCCGGGTGCCCGAACTGCCCTCCGAGCGCGGAATCGGCTGGCTGGTCGAAGGTATCGCCCAGGCCGACGGGGTGATCGTGTGGTCCGACGAGGTGCGCGCCCGCACGCCGCGCCGGGCCGGTACGGACAGCGCCGACGGCGGTTCCCATCGCCGCGCCGCGCCGCCGCCGCTGCCCACCGCGCGCATCGACCAGGAACGTTCGCCGGAACCCGTTGCCGCGCAATCGCCGCCGGTGGATCCGAACGTGACGCCCACGCAGGCGTCGACTTCGATGCTCGACCTGAGCGATGGCGGGCAACCGCCGGAATCGACCGAACAGCGCGCCAGCACCGATCCCTCACCACGGCCGGATCCGCAGTTGCAGCGGCGGTTGGAGGCCACCGCTCGCGCGACCACGCTCGCGGTGAAGGTCATGGGATTCAAATGCGCGCGCGCCCATCCGAGCGATCCGCGGTCGGCGTTCTGCACCGTCTGCGGAATGCCGGTCGATCAGACCCAGGCGTTGAGCGAGGTGGTGCGGCCGCCGCTGGGCATGCTGGTGCTCGATGACGGGATGACGTTCATGCTCGCCGCCGACGCCGTCATCGGCCGCGATCCGGAGCATTCCGACCAGGCCCGCCGCGGCCTGATCCCGCTCAAGATCGAGGACAACTCCGGCGGAATGTCGCGCGCGCACGCGGAGATCGTGCTGGTCAATTGGGATGTGACGCTGGTGGATCGGGGTTCGACCAACGGCACTCGCACCCGGGTGGCCGGCTATCGCGACTGGGTGCGGCTGATGCCGAATCAGCCGATGGTGCTGCTGCCGGGCACCGAGATCATGATCGGCAACCGGGTACTGCGCTTCGACCCGGCGGCGCCGCCACCGTTCGGCTGACGCTCAGGAATACCGCGACATGCAGGTGGTCTCGCCGTTGAGCACGCCGGCGCGGAAGGCGTCGACGCGAGCGAATCCGCTGGGCACGGTTTGACCTTTGATGTCGCTGGCGGCCAGGCCATCGGTGAGCAGCCCGGACACCGCTTCGTCCAGATCGCCCGCGGCCAGGGTGATATCGCCTTCCGAGGGCGGCCGGCCCGGCTCGGCGAGCTTGCCGGTGACCACGCCGGACAGGCAGGCCGAGCGCAACCCGGTCTTCGCGCCGACCAGCTGCTGACCCTGATCACGCTGCACGGCGAGCGCGTAGCGGGCGATGAAGACGACGTAACCGTTGTAATCGCCGGTCACCTTCACCGGCAGCGGATCATCCGGATCGGTATCGGAGGTGCCGCGTTCGGCCAGGCCGGGGATATCGGTGGCGATGGTGTTGCTGGCCGGGCAGTAGCTCACCGGCTCGGTGGTGGTGCCGTTGCTGCAATCGACCTGCGCGCCGTCGTAGCTGTAGGTGGGGTCGGAGTCGATCGGCAGGATCGCGGCGAGAGCCTTGGTCAGCTCGATCAGATTCTCTTTGGTGATCGGGTATTCGCCGCGGCCGGCGTCGCCTTCGAAGCTCCGCGGCAGATCGCCACGGCGCCGCTCGATCTCGTCCATGTCGATGGCCTTGCAGCCCTTGGGGCCGTCGGTGAATCCGATCTGCACCGCGGTGACCCGCTCGAAGGCCGAGCCGTGCACGCTCTCCGGATCGTCGGGGTCGGAGTCGCGGATGGCGACGGTCGCGGCGAGTACCGAATTGAGGCCGTCGGAGGTGTTGATGGTGAAGTGCTTGGACTTGCCTTCGGCGACATGGCGCATGAAGGCGCCGGCGAAGCAGTCGGCCTGCTGTTCCTTGACGATGACCGGGTCTTTGCGGCCGACGATCTTGGACATGGTCTGGATGGCGTGGCCGTATTCGTGGGCCAGCACCATGACCACCGACATCTTGCCGAAGGTCTCCTCCATGGTCGGCAGCAGCAGCGAACGGTCCCAGCCGATGGAGTTGTCCAGCCGGCAGTAGGCCGCGTTGACCAGGCGGTAGGTGGTTTCGGTGCAGAACTCGACCGAGTCGTTGCGGCTGGCCTTGGCGCTCCACGAGATCAGCTTGTCGACCGGCTCGAACTCGCCCTCGAACTCCTTGGGGTACTGCTCGGCCCAGTACTCCTGGATGTCCTCGACGGCGTTGAGGGCCAGGGTGTCCACTTCGCCGCCGTCACCGTTGCGGGCGGTGAGCTCGCTGTCGGGGACGTCGGGCCGCGGGCCGCTCGGGCCGCTGGTGGTGGGCAGACCGGCCACCTTGAACGGATCGTCGTAGATCGAGACGGCCCGCCCGTCCACGGATCGCGTGCACCCCACCAGCGTGGTGACCGCGCACAGCACGGCGATGATGACGGCGATCGCACGACGTTGCCGCATCGGTTCCTCCCCCTCGTCGGCCGGTCGGTCGGTGTTTCGGTCGCCGGAACCGGGGCATGGCGCATCGGGGGCACCGCCGATGTCCGGGTGATGGAATAGTATCCGCTGCATGTCTTCACCGGGGGCGCAGACCATCACCGTGCGCCATGATGGAACCGAACGAATTTTCGATTCGAGCCAGCAGGTCACCATGGGCCGCGCGCCGGAAGTGACGTTGTTCGTCGATAGTCCGCTGGTCTCACGGGTACACGCGATCTTGGCCTGGCAGGGGGGTGCCTGGGTGCTGCGCGACAACGGCAGCACCAACGGTGTGTTCGTCGACGCGGCCAGGCTGAGCCGCCCCGTCTCCATCGATCGGCCCACGCAGGTGCGGCTCGGTGACGCGATCACCGGGCCGTTGCTGCATCTGCTGCCCGCGGCGCCGCAAGCCCGTCCGCCGCAGCATCACTCGCAGCCGCAGCATCCGGCGCAGCCGCCGCGTCAGGGGTTACGCCCGCCGCCGGCGCCGCCGCAGCGTCCGCACTCGGGTCCGCAGTCGGGGGCGAGCCGGATCGCCGGATTCCACAGCGCGCCACCGCCCGTTCGGCCGGCCGCGCCGAACGTCAATATCAACATGACGACCAAGGCCGACACCTCGTCGCTGCCGCCGGTGCGGGCCAGGCCGTCGACCTCGCCGATCGCGCGCGCGGACCGGCTGCCCGCGGGTGGCCTGGCGATCGGCCGTACCGCCGACAACCAGATCGTCGTCAACGATCCGCTGGCCTCGCGTAAGCATGCCCGGCTGGTCGCGGGCTCCGAGGGCCTGACCATCGAGGACCTCGGCTCGGCCAACGGCACCTTCGTCAACGGTGTCCGCCAGCAGCGCACGGTGCTGCGCGAGCGCGACATAATCACCATCGGCAATGTCGACTTCGTGGTCCAGCAGGGCACCCTGGTGCACCGGCAGCGTCCGGTCGCCGAGCAGGGCCTGCATGTGCACGGGGTCGGATTCACGGTAGAGGGCAACAAGCAGCTGCTCGTCGACGTCAACCTGCAAGCCGGGCGCGGCACGCTCACCGCCCTGATCGGCCCGTCGGGTGCCGGTAAGTCGACGCTGTCGAAGCTGATCGCCGGCAATACCCAGCCATCGGGTGGTGTGGTCACCTTCGAGGGCCGCAATCTGCACGCCGAATACGAAGCGTTGCGCTCCCGTATCGGCATGGTCCCGCAGGACGATGTGCTGCACCGGCAGCTCACCGTGCGTCAGGCGCTCGGCTTCGCCGCCGAGCTGCGGCTGCCGCCCGATACCTCGAGCGCCGACCGGCAGCAGGTCATCGACGGTGTGCTCAAGGAACTTTCGCTCACCGAGCACGCCGACACCCGCGTCGACCGGCTCTCGGGTGGTCAGCGCAAGCGCGCCTCGGTGGCGCTGGAACTGCTGACCGGCCCGTCGCTGCTGATCCTGGACGAGCCCACCTCGGGTCTGGACCCGGCGCTGGACCGTCAGGTCATGGTGATGCTGCGCGAGCTGGCCGACGCCGGCCGCGTCGTCATCGTCGTCACCCACTCCGTGGCCTGCCTGGATATGTGCGATCAGGTGGTGCTGCTGGCGCCGGGCGGTAAGACGGCCTACGCGGGCAATCCCGCAGGCGTCGGCGGAGCCCTCGGGACCAGCGACTGGGCGGAGATCTTCGCCAATGTCGCGGCGAATCCGGATCAGGCGTTCGCGGCGTATCGGTCGCGCCAGGCGTTCGTGCCACCACCGCCACCACCCGCGCCGATCCGGCACGGGGCGATGGGTTCGCCACCGCAGTCGAGCGGGTGGCGGCAGTTCTCCACGCTGGTGCGGCGGCAGGTCAGATTGATTCTGGCCGACCGCGGCTATCTCGCGTTCTTGGTGATCCTGCCGTTCGTGCTGGGTGTGCTGACCTTGGTCGTTCCGGGCGAGAACGGATTCGCGCCCGGACCGCAGGTGCCGGTTCCCGGACCCAATGGCGAGCAGATCTTCGTCCATCAGGGCGGCGGTGAAACCCAGCAGCTGCTGGTCGTCCTGGTCCTCGGCGCCTGCTTCATGGGCTCGACCCTGACCGTGCGCGACCTGGTCGGCGAGCGCACCATCTTCTACCGCGAGCGCGCCGTCGGCCTGCTGCCCTCGGCCTACGCCCTGGCCAAGATCGTGGTCTTCAGCGTCGCCGCCCTATTGCAGTCGGCCGTGCTCATCGGTATCGCGCTGGCGGGTAAGAATCCGCCGGGCGCGGGAGCGTTGATACCGTCCGGCAGCCTCGAGCTCTATATCGGCGTCGCCTTCACCGCGATGTCATGTGTTGTCGTCGGATTGGCCCTGTCGACGCTGGCCAAGTCGAACGAACAGGTCATGCCGCTGCTGGTCGTGACGATCATGGTGCAGCTGGTGATGGCAGGCGGCATGATCCCGGTGACCGACCGCGTGGTGCTCGAGCAGATTTCCTGGCTGTTCCCCTCGCGCTGGGGTTACGCGGCCGCGGCGTCAACGGTCGATATCAAGACCCTGTTCGCCAACGCCCAGCCCGACAAGCTGTGGGACCACACGCCGGGTAT
This genomic interval carries:
- a CDS encoding DUF7373 family lipoprotein, which codes for MIHAARSTLIRSIGAVAMSGALAVALGACGGSEVEGKAAGAKPDLSNLDVGNYQAEPVELGNAKNDKQARIRESQRLADYVALPFEIDPAFVEHDPGRGFTSNVVLDNDAMADLVINDTFDEVAEDIVAGWINSWTTTASGDEPARDLHIAVMMFPDARTAEDVAATLEHDDFTYNTQNEPVALPKYPATKSHWRPGISSIGSWTSHDQFVVFVKYVDETSAPHLPNLTAQVERVLDYQLPLLEKFEPTPAADLDRIALDPDKLLGRTLPTDPETATSPTPSGVYQGRGAFHALTFSTMDFIQENGVEAIAVGESIVFRTREVEGAQRLWNTWKPSADEDGPGRAAEAPKGVEGSVECYTRTSEEGADLGSYCVLQTGRYVSYVASPQIQDLHQRVAAQYAMLVSE
- a CDS encoding DUF7373 family lipoprotein — encoded protein: MMNTFNGSSRLRRAATAVVLGLLGTTVLGCGDIVSGTSVPAEIDVRNLDTGTYPTLPVDAHDDPIRAPFYDMRQVAGMRLADYTATADEIDPALKYTLESDVSFDPIDTEFEEIGTDLGEIAQSNHYLYAFTSGGSSAPVYIDQSSGRWPIKRDRGATSLTSLILQFPDDAAAERAATQIHDRDLAKFVEKNKPVTLAKYPGARSHWNPESPFLRSTIAHGSYVVVYQVSTPTNDLGALSSLTERAYDVQLPLLDQLPPITDIQVLSLPWDTDRLVVRAMDPSNTGKPSLGDTTLNVGLRGQLHVAPDRMTARTSYTAMSATRFGTAGESIVVRTESYDSARKAVTDKLFPFATVRAADPVPNIPDSACAVTAEKFGHARFERFVCVVAYHNYVGIVNSDQLIDVHQRAAAQYSILANGR
- a CDS encoding DUF7373 family lipoprotein translates to MVDIAQLDTGSFPTQPRILDKPVTIEHARLVEAQRLGNHLPPPIATDPIFVHNDGMWVNAFIDPEPLGKTMATDRFHEAAPDFIGGFLTTAGSEPDNGGIDIMNAALLFPSEQSAERAAAELERVDFEFTDRNRRVEIPNYPNARAHWQPEGSQSIGSWLAVGPVVIFTWIYDYKLSFVERHDLAGLQGLVEKNLDVVVPAISAFEPTPPDRLMEVDVDPDGILGRTLPGTTSEGTQQSPGVFNGIAAVHFAVAMGELKQLIDENGVDRYAFDGSRVFRAKDSESARNVSAHLTELSRKYRSAAPPKNLPQAHCIEYIGREMFAFRFYCSVSRGQYGAHTWSSQLLDAQQRISAQYALLANAE
- a CDS encoding serine/threonine-protein kinase — protein: MAMSPGTIVGGYRIQRVLGAGGMGTVYLAKHPSLPRMDALKVLSGHLSADNEFRARFEREANLAAGLDHPNIVSVYNRGEENGQLWIAMQYVDGTDAAAELERDPRSMTPQRALRIVTEVGKGLDYAHRRGLLHRDVKPANFLLSAEQDEEERVLLTDFGVAKSSEDTTDLTQTGSFVATIAYAPPEQLAGGRLDHRADIYSLACAFYKLLTGQNPYPATQPAMVMMGHLHEPPPRATAVNRNLPPAIDQVFARALAKNPAERFNTCREFTDAATQVLTGSIPHAPGPAYTSGSHQYPTGTIGYTSGPHAQEPSWPRYAVNTTAEQTRPPTDPRAHMSAPNQSLPTSSTPAAPGRKRRGVLAAAAAVVVVVLAAGIGIWALSGGDTPAGPSETSTTAAAPGSIEEARQNNPAFEGKSVTVVDVSGGKAYDNQLAMYLTPSDQAKFLQDLGFAFNPAFTNSGNEPSPRPVTKDDRYTTFSKINSGYLIAIRSDEGAGGGGLSGLNPYITDVTATVIVVDDPATVNAFRNWTSSSQPLLLQKLVPILRAQVK
- a CDS encoding DUF7373 family lipoprotein gives rise to the protein MRTSIVRCAALAVAAATVLTGCSDVSGTAVPGEPDVRGLDIGSYPVTPLDMRWEYMNNLIGGTELAIMRLSDSVINGIDIDPKLKYNRGVKGFEDAQAATELLADVNGPVLERHKFMFGIGITSADRAKRDKSIGETAVTIGVLQFPDEATAKTAARELDQTDFAVAPDQNKAVALKKYPDAHSHWRPGIASLGTTMAVGSYVLTMLITWPSPDLDSLTSLAEKTYGIQVPLLKQLPALSKREVLELPFDPDGMLRRTLTSEEFFFSPDAGAVGTYKPRGVLHWVGEPTEVQQAMQDSGVDSIALADETYLWRTKDAEAAAKFAGTRLTASRWTEIDAPKDVPGARCSEDANPNDSDQKYVCIVLYDRYVAQVQSGQPVDVRQRAAAQYALLANSQYQ
- a CDS encoding DUF7373 family lipoprotein, which codes for MQLTARSHRFRAGVAILFTCALAAVGCGSDSEAAEPAVDLAQLDVGGYATLPRELGAPKNKDVPRFVEAQRLGNVMPLPVEIDPNLVYQPPGTVRPFLLPDESHPSPIHRWIKEDNFANDAKGFISGFSATGSSNKVNSLAYTLSTSVLIFSDAKSATEAAANLSRAGFYEDDKYPVEPAKLAEYPEAHVRYQPGMQVLASWLATDEFVIVTIASNWMNKVLGESDLPGLSALSEKAIAATNTSLEKFEPTPPDKMMENSIDPDGMRSISLRRPEGDSFLNVPGTYDLHGSLHFPTDPVQRRQELEEAGVDRVAYDAGELYRTADAESARELMEKSSELNRFFRSADSPKGLPQATCTEYKGPAQGAIRFYCHVTYDRYYAFMGAEQLLDAQQRISAQYAILANSE